DNA from Amycolatopsis sp. DSM 110486:
TGCCCGTCGCCGCGCTCGGCCCGATCTTCTCGGCTTCGATCGTCGGGCTGATGATCGGTTACCTGGCGCTCTCGCCGTTGGCCCACCGGATCGGGCACCGCAAGCTCGTCATCGCCGCCACGGCGTTGTTCGGGGTGTTCACCGTGCTGTGCGCGGTGGCCGGGAACGAGACGCAGCTGATCGCGCTGCGGCTGTTGACCGGGGCGGGCCTCGGCGCGGCCATCCCAAGCGCCGTCGCGCTGGCCAGCGAGTTCGCGCCGGCCCGGCGCCGCTCGACGTTCGTCATGTTGATCTACTGCTGGCTGGCCCTCGGCTTCGTCGCGGCGAGCTTGATCTCCGGCGCGGTCATCCCGGCCTGGGGATGGCGACCCCTGTTCGTGCTCGGCGGCATCCTGCCGTTGCTCCTCGCGCTGGTTCTGCTGAGGTTGCTGCCCGATTCCCCGAGCTACCTCCTGCCCCGCGACGCCGCTCGAGCTCGCGCGACCCTGCGGCGTCTCGACCCTGACCTGGATCCGACGACGCGCGTGTTGCCCGCCGAGCGCGCCCCCGGAGCCGCCGGGGCATCGGCGCGAACCCGTTCTCCGCTGATCGAGCTGTTCCGGCGGCACTGGCTGGTCAGCACCGCGTTGCTGTGGATCGCGTTCATGCTCAACCTCGGTGTGTTCTACGCCGTTCAAAGCTGGCTGCCCACGATCCTGGGCCGGCTCGGACACGCGCCCTCGACGGCGGTCCTCGCGACGGCGCTCACGACGATCGGCGGGATCGTCGCGGCGCTCGTGATCGGACCCTCGATGGACCGGCGCGGGCCGTTCGGCACGCTCGGTGTGGTCTACCTCCTCGGCGCGGTGTTCGTGTCGATGCTCGCGTTCGCGGTCACCGGGGAGAGCTGGCTGGTGCTCGGCGCGGCGTTCCTCGCCGGCACCTGCGTGACCGGTGGGCAGATGAGCGTCGTCGCGCTGGCCACGGTGCTCTACCCGCCTCGGATCCGGCCGACCGGCGTCGGCTGGGCCCTGGGCATCGGCCGGATCGGCGGCATCCTGGGGCCGCTGCTCGTCGGGTTCGCCCTGGGCGGCGGGACGGCTCCCCGAACCGTGTTCGTGGTGATGGGCGTGGTCCTCCTGGTGGCCAGCGGCGCGGTCATGGCCCTGGCCAGGGTTTCGCGCACCGTCCGGACCGACGCCCGGCGGGCTGACTCCGCCGGCTCGTCCGCGGCCGGCTCGGATGCGGCACGAACAGTGGCCGTCACCGGCGACTGACGACCCGACGACCGACCGGGAACCGAGCGGGCCGCACCACGGCCCGTTCGGTTCCCTGCGGCC
Protein-coding regions in this window:
- a CDS encoding MFS transporter, which produces MRLDDLIDGRPVGRFHVLVLALTGLVMFLDGLDTQAISFVAPAVAREWSLPVAALGPIFSASIVGLMIGYLALSPLAHRIGHRKLVIAATALFGVFTVLCAVAGNETQLIALRLLTGAGLGAAIPSAVALASEFAPARRRSTFVMLIYCWLALGFVAASLISGAVIPAWGWRPLFVLGGILPLLLALVLLRLLPDSPSYLLPRDAARARATLRRLDPDLDPTTRVLPAERAPGAAGASARTRSPLIELFRRHWLVSTALLWIAFMLNLGVFYAVQSWLPTILGRLGHAPSTAVLATALTTIGGIVAALVIGPSMDRRGPFGTLGVVYLLGAVFVSMLAFAVTGESWLVLGAAFLAGTCVTGGQMSVVALATVLYPPRIRPTGVGWALGIGRIGGILGPLLVGFALGGGTAPRTVFVVMGVVLLVASGAVMALARVSRTVRTDARRADSAGSSAAGSDAARTVAVTGD